From the Takifugu flavidus isolate HTHZ2018 chromosome 12, ASM371156v2, whole genome shotgun sequence genome, one window contains:
- the rrp8 gene encoding ribosomal RNA-processing protein 8, protein MFNEDEDWNDEVEVPSKTVVKANLKSNSIKQVKSKVVGKKSLLRTLQTLGSVPDWKSDERQQESDSDGNSAVTPSQTKKKKKRRKRQKELQETPKEETIPPKKKKKSSNIGVPKNTPEITTKDKEITVKVSINKPQTTEKLSRKEWKSKMKNKRKCKNKYRPKDHEMGVSKAESAENIKPKEEVNAESFRNNNSERICQKPPERKEKESKSQKRKKSDSSCPTKTQTVQEEENSVKKKAGQAGKDSAASSVRSNPRTESADDQEKLSGKRLKPEPDIKQRLKREKLRKMLQSQEAKQQESPPEIKAETALAEEEKELKQDRSTSLRSRMEQRLESARFRYINEVLYSTSSSEAKRMFKQDPQAFWIYHKGYTAQVQRWPANPVDDIIAYIQQKPSSLVVADFGCGDCKIARSVKNRVHSFDLAATCELVTVCDMANVPLPDASVGIAVFCLSLMGVNLADFLAEANRVLMNGGFLKIAEVASRFDNVRNFITALSNLGFKMVSKNTENTHFYSFEFVKTAAAPENLKKFGLQLKPCVYKKR, encoded by the exons ATGTTTAACGAGGATGAAGACTGGAATGACGAAGTAGAGGTCCCGAGCAAGACTGTAGTCAAAGCTAACCTAAAATCGAATAGCATCAAACAAGTCAAG TCAAAGGTTGTTGGAAAGAAGAGCCTGCTGCGGACCCTGCAGACTCTGGGATCAGTACCAGACTGGAAAAGTGATGAACGGCAGCAGGAGAGTGACAGTGATGGGAACTCTGCTGTGACCCCGTCACAAactaagaaaaagaagaaaagaaggaaaaggcaaAAAGAATTACAAGAGACGCCTAAGGAAGAAACAAtaccaccaaagaagaagaagaaaagcagtaACATTG GAGTCCCAAAAAACACACCTGAGATTACTACAAAGGACAAAGAAATAACTGTAAAAGTGAGCATAAACAAGCCACAAACCACAGAAAAACTGAGCAGAAAAGAATGGAAAAGCAAAATGAAGAACAAGaggaaatgtaaaaacaaatacagaCCAAAGGATCACGAGATGGGGGTAAGTAAAGCGGAGTCTGCTGAAAACATCAAGCCCAAGGAAGAGGTCAATGCGGAGTCTttcagaaacaacaacagtgaaAGAATCTGTCAGAAACCACccgagaggaaggaaaaagagtCTAAatcacagaaaaggaaaaaatcagACTCGTCCTgtccaacaaaaacacagactgttcaagaggaggaaaacagcgTTAAAAAGAAAGCCGGCCAGGCTGGAAAAGATTCAGCTGCCTCATCTGTCAGATCAAACCCAAGAACGGAGAGCGCAGACGATCAGGAGAAGCTATCAGGGAAACGGCTGAAACCCGAGCCGGACATCAAGCAGAGACTGAAGAGAGAGAAGCTCCGGAAAATGCTCCAGAGCCAGGAAGCCAAGCAGCAGGAGAGTCCGCCGGAGATAAAAGCTGAGACGGCGttagcagaggaggagaaggagctgaaacaggatCGCTCTACCTCCCTCAGGTCCCGCATGGAGCAGCGTCTGGAGTCCGCTCGCTTCCGCTACATCAACGAAGTTCTGTACAGCACATCGAGCAGCGAGGCAAAGCGCATGTTTAAGCAGGATCCCCAGGCCTTCTGGATCTACCACAAAGGGTACACAGCACAGGTCCAGAGGTGGCCCGCCAATCCggtggatgacatcatcgcgTACATTCAACAAAA ACCTTCCTCTCTGGTGGTGGCGGACTTCGGCTGCGGCGACTGCAAGATCGCTCGCAGCGTGAAGAACAGGGTGCACAGCTTTGACCTGGCGGCCACCTGTGAGCTCGTGACAGTCTGCGACATGGCCAAC GTGCCGCTGCCCGACGCCTCCGTGGGCATCGCCGTGTTCTGCCTCTCCCTCATGGGAGTCAACCTGGCCGATTTTCTGGCCGAGGCCAACAGAGTCTTGATGAATGG CGGGTTCCTAAAAATCGCCGAAGTGGCGAGTAGGTTCGACAACGTGCGGAACTTCATCACTGCGCTCTCAAACCTGGGATTCAAGATGGTGTCCAAG AACACGGAGAACACACACTTCTACTCCTTTGAGTTCGTCaagactgcagctgctccagaaaACCTAAAGAAATTCGGGCTGCAGCTCAAACCTTGTGTCTACAAGAAAAGATGA
- the si:ch211-149e23.4 gene encoding uncharacterized protein si:ch211-149e23.4, whose product MRCSVLVFWALGLSVGLCLEGLEEDPILEISRNVTAVLGEDAVLLCVYRGSNEILGAEWSRQINSKVKSKGLAGFKNQAPYGRNGFSEPGSMTNLTVRVKVQSLDAEGEYTCEFESEDEYYSDNIFLSVVARPDIQIQLTTETINGSHYQSVSCSAVSGRPPPQISWLVGGLPAPDYPFTVDMNATAHSNGTSTLTSTLRFPTHLQNEDSVTCAVRHPTFADPKLTTMRVETYATPNVSIKAEMVQRGGSEFWVVSCISSGGRPDTNISLVLNADGEPQRDDKTDSGAQTSSYFLPAAAYEGQNITCVFGHPKFTRPVSKGTTLPSFYVSGVQWFSSGLGNSSSESWDSGSIELREGQNDFAIGLRVSGNVPRYNLSCSRDDGLLPAGVEVVGGSLAFRGQVGLQHAGLYDCSVSYHHVQAGLRINITVKPRAVQLVLPAVDLQTEDGVIECSAADGVPAANMSWLLPEGVSAVSWFNFTSHNGSHTVKGVLLLPACSPWEHAATCVINHPAFEEPESRSVTLPVCSLPNITLDSVTGWDNGEEYIEVVCSVDSIAPAAVVFWRVGNSGRSISSQTEMELRADGWVRARSSVRFPSLLYSGQNLSCSVEHRSLRAPEKRTILVEHRALLMSVSVGRLPNSPLWMAVCDYRGPSISLNLAWLLPGKTESQTSMELEQEGQFLKARLTYQFSLALQEGQNLTCVYRHDHGSTEKTVHIPKYYITAVRVQNHTTPLQSRYSGETITHRLTLQENQHHQRILLRVEGSVPDYNLICKRSDGSFVQMDGDAMVFQQEVTEEDAGLYTCQASFYHHAAMVSFQVDVMSEDRLLALWTLVCICSASVIVIVAIVTCWACCTANKRPQNKGQEVASPLTALMQEPGSPEVKKPAFGDDSKEYAQLISYSIVFEHKSTV is encoded by the exons atGAGATGCTCTGTGCTGGTGTTTTGGGCTCTGGGGCTCAGTGTTGGTCTCTGCTTGGAGG GTCTGGAAGAAGATCCCATTTTGGAGATTTCCCGCAATGTCACAGCGGTCCTGGGGGAAGATGCCGTCCTGCTCTGTGTGTACCGGGGCAGCAACGAGATCTTAGGCGCTGAGTGGAGTCGTCAGATCAACTCCAAAGTGAAATCCAAAGGCCTGGCGGGCTTTAAAAACCAGGCCCCTTATGGTCGCAATGGCTTCTCAGAGCCGGGTTCCATGACCAACCTGACAGTGAGGGTCAAGGTGCAAAGTCTGGACGCAGAGGGAGAATACACCTGCGAGTTTGAGTCAGAGGACGAGTATTATTCTGATAATATCTTCCTCAGCGTAGTAG CTCGGCCTGACATCCAGATCCAGCTGACGACAGAGACGATAAACGGTTCCCACTATCAGTCGGTGTCGTGCTCCGCCGTCAGCGGCAGGCCTCCGCCTCAGATCAGCTGGTTGGTTGGAGGCCTCCCTGCTCCAGATTACCCTTTTACTGTCGACATGAACGCCACCGCCCACTCGAACGGGACTTCCACCCTGACCAGCACCCTCCGATTCCCCACCCACCTGCAGAATGAGGACAGCGTCACCTGTGCGGTCCGTCACCCAACTTTCGCCGACCCAAAACTCACCACAATGAGGGTGGAAACATACG CGACACCAAATGTATCCATTAAAGCAGAAATGGtacagagaggaggaagtgagttCTGGGTGGTCTCCTGCATTTCGTCTGGGGGGAGACCCGACACCAATATCTCGTTGGTGTTGAACGCCGACGGAGAGCCACAGAGAGACGACAAAACAGACTCAGGTGCACAGACGAGCTCCTACTTCCTCCCTGCTGCCGCGTATGAGGGACAGAACATCACGTGCGTCTTTGGCCACCCCAAATTTACACGGCCGGTGTCAAAGGGCACCACTCTGCCGTCTTTTT ATGTGTCTGGAGTCCAGTGGTTCAGCTCAGGTTTGGGCAACAGCAGCTCAGAATCGTGGGACTCTGGGTCGATAGAGCTGCGGGAAGGACAGAATGACTTTGCCATCGGCCTGCGGGTCTCCGGGAACGTGCCACGTTACAatctcagctgcagcag AGACGATGGGCTCTTGCCCGCAGGCGTAGAGGTAGTCGGCGGCAGCCTGGCGTTCCGTGGCCAGGTGGGGCTTCAGCACGCCGGCCTGTACGACTGTTCGGTCTCATATCACCACGTTCAAGCCGGGCTGAGGATAAACATCACTGTTAAACCCCGGGCCGTGCAGCTGG TTCTCCCGGCGGTTGATCTGCAAACTGAAGACGGGGTGATTGAGTGCTCAGCAGCTGACGGCGTCCCCGCAGCCAACATGTCTTGGCTCCTGCCGGAGGGTGTGTCTGCAGTCTCCTGGTTCAATTTCACGTCTCACAATGGAAGCCACACTGTTAAGGGAGTTCTACTCCTCCCTGCCTGCTCGCCGTGGGAGCACGCCGCAACATGCGTGATAAATCATCCTGCGTTTGAGGAGCCCGAGAGCAGAAGCGTGACCCTCCCTGTTTGCT CTCTTCCCAACATCACCCTCGACTCTGTCACTGGGTGGGACAACGGCGAGGAATACATAGAGGTGGTGTGTTCCGTAGACAGCATCGCCCCTGCGGCGGTGGTGTTCTGGCGCGTCGGAAACAGTGGCAGAAGCATCAGTAGTCAAACAGAGATGGAGCTCCGGGCGGACGGTTGGGTGCGGGCCCGGAGTTCTGTGCGCTTCCCGTCTTTGTTGTATTCTGGCCAGAATTTGAGCTGCTCGGTGGAGCATCGGAGCCTGAGGGCACCAGAGAAGAGAACAATACTTGTGGAGCACA gagCCCTTTTGATGAGTGTGTCCGTAGGGAGGCTTCCGAACTCTCCTCTCTGGATGGCAGTGTGTGACTACAGAGGGCCGAGCATCAGCCTTAACCTTGCTTGGCTCCTGCCTGGAAAGACCGAAAGCCAAACCTCCAtggaactggagcaggaggGCCAATTCCTGAAAGCCAGACTGACTTACCAGTTCAGTCTGGCCCTTCAGGAGGGCCAGAACCTCACCTGCGTGTACCGCCATGATCACGGATCCACAGAAAAGACCGTTCACATCCCGAAATACT ACATCACAGCCGTGAGAGTTCAAAACCACACGACTCCTCTGCAAAGCCGCTACAGCGGTGAGACCATCACACACAGACTGACTCTCCAGGAAAATCAGCACCACCAAAGAATTCTTCTCAGAGTGGAAGGCAGCGTGCCAGATTACAATCTCATCTGTAAAAG gAGCGATGGCTCGTTCGTCCAAATGGATGGAGACGCGATGGTGTTCCAGCAGGAGGTCACGGAGGAGGATGCGGGCCTTTACACCTGCCAGGCATCCTTTTATCACCACGCAGCAATGGTCTCTTTCCAGGTGGACGTCATGAGCGAGGACAGGCTGCTCG CACTGTGGACGCTGGTGTGCATCTGTTCAGCCTCTGTCATTGTGATCGTGGCCATCGTCACGTGTTGGGCGTGCTG CACAGCAAATAAAAGACCACAAAATAAG GGTCAGGAGGTTGCGTCACCCTTGACAGCTCTGATGCAGGAGCCTGGGTCTCCTGAGGTGAAGAAGCCAGCCTTTGGAGATGACAGCAAGGAATATGCACAGTTAATCAGTTATTCCATTGTCTTCGAGCACAAGAGTACAGTGTGA